Proteins encoded in a region of the Sterolibacterium denitrificans genome:
- a CDS encoding c-type cytochrome: protein MSIRAISALRDALPSRSLRPLALAGVLSLICAAGAAQAMGNKPQANDDEGIASRIQPVGRVVFADDATGTEAAGATAAAGADEAIAAAAGTDKPARPGDKVYNSTCSACHATGAAGAPMVGDKAAWQPRLAKGLDGLLKSAISGLNAMPPRGGSSATDLELARAIVYMANKSGGNLTEPAQ from the coding sequence ATGTCCATTCGCGCCATTTCCGCTCTCCGTGACGCCCTGCCTTCCCGTTCACTTCGTCCGCTGGCGCTGGCCGGCGTCCTGAGCCTGATCTGCGCCGCCGGCGCCGCGCAGGCCATGGGCAACAAGCCGCAAGCCAATGACGATGAAGGCATCGCCTCGCGCATCCAGCCGGTTGGCCGGGTTGTTTTTGCCGACGACGCGACAGGAACGGAAGCGGCTGGTGCGACCGCGGCAGCCGGTGCCGACGAGGCAATCGCTGCGGCTGCCGGCACGGACAAGCCCGCGCGTCCCGGCGATAAAGTCTACAACTCCACCTGCAGCGCCTGCCATGCGACGGGTGCTGCCGGCGCGCCGATGGTTGGCGACAAGGCCGCCTGGCAACCCCGTTTGGCGAAGGGGCTCGATGGCCTGCTGAAGTCGGCCATCAGCGGCCTGAACGCCATGCCGCCCCGGGGCGGTTCCAGCGCCACCGATCTGGAACTGGCGCGGGCCATTGTCTACATGGCCAACAAGTCCGGCGGCAACTTGACGGAACCGGCGCAATAA